In a genomic window of Spirochaetales bacterium:
- a CDS encoding ROK family protein has protein sequence MNKEQVLRNYLFDKRIVLTLDAGGTNCVFGAYQGENELIDPFILPSFPNDLHDFLDTLVNGFSKVIQLIEQQPTAISFGFPGPADYEKGIICAPPNLPAFRDGVGLKHYLEKKLSLPVFINNDGNLFALGEWTGGFLPEVNRMLRASGSEKQFRNLIGITLGTGFGCGIVIAGTLITGDNGGGGEIWLLRNKVKPGYCAEASCGREGLMRLYAEYTGISLSDCPEPFDIYAIACGTKSGNTEAAQQAFNIFGEVAGDAIASVLTLSDGLVVIGGGLSGAASLFLPSLMKELNTTILHTAGTPVPRLELQAFNLSNLGETTKFIAGTVREAMIPDTAEGIAYDALPRTGVGVTRLGTGRAVSIGAVIFALSRLDGNDC, from the coding sequence ATGAATAAAGAACAGGTATTACGCAACTATCTTTTCGACAAACGGATCGTTCTCACCCTCGATGCGGGAGGGACGAATTGCGTGTTCGGGGCGTATCAGGGAGAGAACGAATTGATCGATCCGTTTATCCTTCCGTCGTTCCCGAACGATCTCCATGATTTCCTCGACACCCTTGTAAACGGTTTCAGCAAGGTGATACAACTGATCGAGCAGCAGCCAACCGCAATAAGTTTCGGATTTCCAGGGCCGGCGGATTACGAAAAGGGGATTATATGCGCACCTCCGAATCTTCCCGCTTTCAGGGACGGGGTCGGACTCAAACACTACCTGGAGAAAAAACTGTCGCTTCCGGTTTTCATTAACAATGACGGCAACCTCTTTGCCCTCGGCGAGTGGACCGGAGGATTTCTGCCGGAAGTCAACAGAATGCTCAGGGCATCCGGAAGCGAAAAACAATTCCGGAACCTCATCGGGATCACCCTCGGGACCGGATTCGGCTGCGGTATCGTCATTGCCGGGACCCTGATAACGGGCGATAATGGAGGAGGAGGCGAAATCTGGCTGCTTCGAAACAAAGTTAAGCCCGGTTACTGCGCAGAGGCGAGCTGCGGCCGGGAGGGGCTTATGCGGCTTTACGCCGAATACACCGGAATTTCCCTCTCCGATTGTCCGGAACCGTTCGATATCTACGCGATCGCCTGCGGAACGAAATCGGGCAATACGGAGGCCGCACAACAGGCATTCAATATCTTCGGAGAAGTGGCCGGCGATGCGATCGCTTCCGTGCTTACCCTCTCAGACGGTCTCGTCGTGATCGGCGGCGGGCTTTCCGGCGCCGCCTCACTTTTTCTCCCTTCCCTTATGAAGGAACTGAACACGACGATTCTTCATACGGCGGGCACACCGGTTCCCCGGCTTGAATTGCAGGCCTTCAATCTTTCGAACCTCGGAGAAACGACGAAGTTTATCGCCGGCACCGTCAGGGAAGCGATGATTCCCGATACCGCCGAAGGCATCGCTTACGACGCGCTGCCCCGCACGGGGGTGGGTGTAACGCGACTCGGCACCGGCAGGGCCGTTTCAATCGGTGCCGTGATATTCGCGCTTTCACGCCTGGACGGGAACGACTGCTGA